The following coding sequences are from one Megamonas funiformis window:
- a CDS encoding CtsR family transcriptional regulator yields the protein MSNIADLIEDYILRRLAAEHNRKVELKRSDIADEISCAPSQISYVLSTRFTQDKGFVVESRRGLGGFIRIGRVPLQDLIYQDILAKIDEDITLDEVNNIIHYLFKRELIQKREAALLLQTLSTVFDKLDAKERVSFIKSLIMTLANFS from the coding sequence ATGAGCAATATAGCTGACTTAATTGAAGATTATATCCTACGTCGTCTGGCGGCTGAGCATAATCGCAAAGTAGAATTAAAACGCTCAGATATTGCCGATGAAATATCTTGTGCTCCCTCACAGATAAGTTATGTACTAAGCACACGTTTTACTCAAGACAAAGGTTTCGTTGTCGAATCTCGTCGTGGTCTTGGTGGCTTTATTCGCATTGGTAGAGTTCCACTACAAGATTTAATTTACCAAGATATATTAGCTAAAATAGATGAAGATATCACTTTAGATGAAGTAAATAATATTATTCATTATTTATTTAAACGAGAATTAATCCAAAAACGTGAAGCAGCATTGCTTTTGCAAACGCTTTCCACTGTATTTGATAAATTAGACGCCAAAGAACGCGTATCTTTTATCAAATCATTAATTATGACTTTGGCTAATTTTAGCTAG
- a CDS encoding UvrB/UvrC motif-containing protein, producing the protein MLCDECHKHEASIYVTEITSQGQIEHHLCEFCATKLGLLAEKQNVFSINDFLSGIFNHEPKTTKHSDTNNLKKPLICPSCHMSYQDFTRTGKIGCSDCYKTFALALEPLLRRIHGSSTHIGKIPNRAGGTLSLKQEILNLRKQITKYVEAEEYEQAAVLRDRIKVLENQLHAKQNLDKGVDQNA; encoded by the coding sequence ATGTTATGTGATGAATGCCATAAACATGAAGCTAGTATTTATGTGACTGAAATTACCAGTCAAGGACAAATAGAACATCATCTTTGTGAATTTTGTGCTACAAAATTAGGCCTATTAGCTGAAAAACAAAATGTATTCTCTATAAATGATTTTTTATCTGGAATTTTCAATCATGAACCTAAAACCACTAAACATAGTGATACAAATAATTTAAAAAAACCTCTCATCTGCCCAAGTTGTCATATGAGTTATCAAGATTTTACTAGAACTGGCAAAATAGGTTGCAGTGATTGCTATAAAACTTTTGCCCTCGCCCTAGAACCTTTACTTCGTCGAATTCATGGCTCTAGTACCCATATCGGCAAAATTCCTAATCGCGCTGGTGGCACATTGAGTTTAAAACAAGAAATTTTAAATTTACGCAAACAGATAACTAAATATGTAGAAGCTGAAGAATATGAACAAGCTGCTGTTTTGCGCGACCGCATTAAAGTTTTAGAAAATCAATTACATGCTAAACAAAATTTAGATAAAGGAGTTGACCAAAATGCCTAA
- a CDS encoding protein arginine kinase — translation MPKFTTPQLSWLTTLGKEADIVLASRVRLARNLKNLPFPNRANINDLAQIKELIIRLIPAIESATGLKFDYLEIDKLTHLEQQVLVEKHLISKKLLTNPENRLLILSNDASVAIMVNEDDHLRIQCMASGLDLNTPLAKTFAIDDAIEAYLNIAFDEKMGYLTACPTNLGTGLRASVLLHLPALVMTQQLSKIVNISPQLGLAIRNFFGEDNAGNIFQIDNQLTLGFKEQELIDNLNSTVTEIISHEREARKALLNYSPDKLANRVWRSFGILKYARFISENEMLDLVSKVRLGVDLDIIDETKPELLNILLIASQKNYIQNLQQNENMTPQEIDKQRAHIIRKILQELAPDISMS, via the coding sequence ATGCCTAAATTTACCACTCCTCAATTATCTTGGCTTACTACTTTAGGTAAAGAAGCAGATATTGTTTTAGCTAGCAGAGTTCGCCTCGCTCGTAATTTAAAAAATTTACCATTTCCTAATCGCGCTAATATCAATGATTTAGCTCAAATCAAAGAATTAATCATTCGCTTAATTCCAGCCATAGAAAGTGCTACAGGTCTAAAATTTGACTATTTGGAAATCGATAAATTAACTCATCTTGAACAACAAGTTTTAGTAGAAAAACATCTCATCAGTAAAAAATTATTGACCAACCCAGAAAACAGATTATTGATTTTGAGCAATGATGCTTCTGTAGCTATCATGGTAAATGAAGATGACCATTTACGCATTCAATGTATGGCTTCAGGCTTAGATTTAAATACACCTTTAGCCAAAACTTTTGCTATTGATGATGCCATTGAAGCTTATTTAAATATTGCCTTTGATGAAAAAATGGGGTATTTAACAGCTTGCCCTACTAACTTAGGCACAGGTCTTCGTGCTTCTGTCTTACTGCATTTACCTGCACTTGTGATGACTCAACAATTATCAAAAATTGTCAACATTTCACCACAATTAGGCTTGGCTATTCGCAATTTCTTTGGCGAAGATAATGCAGGTAATATTTTCCAAATAGATAATCAATTAACTCTAGGCTTTAAAGAACAAGAATTAATCGATAATCTCAATAGTACCGTAACTGAAATTATCTCCCATGAACGCGAAGCAAGAAAAGCTCTTTTAAATTATTCTCCTGATAAACTCGCTAATCGTGTATGGCGCTCTTTCGGTATTTTAAAATACGCTCGTTTTATCTCCGAAAATGAAATGCTTGATTTAGTAAGTAAAGTGCGCTTAGGCGTTGACCTTGATATCATTGATGAAACAAAACCTGAGCTTTTAAATATCTTATTGATTGCCAGTCAAAAAAATTATATTCAAAACTTACAACAAAATGAAAATATGACACCTCAAGAAATTGATAAACAACGTGCTCATATCATCAGAAAAATATTGCAAGAATTAGCCCCAGATATATCTATGAGCTGA
- a CDS encoding ATP-dependent Clp protease ATP-binding subunit has product MQGRFTQSAIKVLKLAQYEAKHLKHAHVGTEYILLGLLHEGTNVAAKALSSIGIDLYTVRQRVHELVEKEDFDDLETEEIGYSPEAKTIMEYAVEQAQALGHDYIGTEHILLGIIYDTESIACEILVSLGADLDIIHDAILDLLNEDTLNDMPKLNVFNENKAPKKDNNAKDNKQKNNSATPLLDKYGRDLNILAQEEKIDPVIGRNHEIERVIQILSRRTKNNPILIGEPGVGKTAVTEGLAQRLINGNIPKVLASKRIISLNMASLVAGTKYRGDFEDRLKKIIDEIIENKNIILFIDEMHTLVGAGAAEGSIDAANILKPALSRGEIQVIGATTLKEYKKYIEKDSALERRFQTIMVNEPSAEDAISILKGIRNKYEKFHCAKITDEAIKAAVKISQRYITDRFLPDKAIDLMDEAAAKVRLKTVNIPTNISQLEQKIQDLKKAKEKAIDNQDYELAATIRDQEIQIKEELATAKTAWEKQNNAQIAVTEEDIADVATLWTGIPVKRLVAKEADRLLHIEDILHKRVVGQNEGVNAVAKAIRRARAGLKDPKRPIGSFLFLGPTGVGKTELARSLAEAIFGDESAMIRFDMSEYMEKHTVSRMLGAPPGYIGYDEGGLLTDAVRRKPYAVILLDEIEKAHPDIFNILLQVLDDGRLTDSQGRTVDFKNTVIIMTSNAGAFKLQPQKTNTMGFAVNEDKQIKQNAKKIVMDEVKRQFKPEFLNRIDEIIIFEPLTDKELTQIVTLLLNDVQKRLAEMDIELIIKDEVKSYLLKHGTDTIYGARPLKRAVQRYLQDPLAEQLLQKSIKSMQKIIVDCVEDKLTFKVDDVLPTENIENLTDNFEVTNK; this is encoded by the coding sequence ATGCAAGGACGTTTTACTCAATCTGCTATAAAAGTCTTAAAATTAGCTCAATATGAAGCAAAACATTTAAAACATGCTCATGTAGGCACTGAATATATCTTACTTGGTCTATTACATGAAGGCACTAATGTAGCTGCTAAAGCTCTTTCTTCTATAGGTATAGATTTATATACAGTAAGGCAAAGAGTTCATGAATTAGTGGAAAAAGAAGATTTTGACGATCTTGAAACTGAAGAAATAGGCTATTCTCCTGAAGCTAAAACTATCATGGAATACGCTGTCGAACAAGCCCAAGCTTTAGGGCATGACTATATTGGCACTGAACACATTTTACTTGGTATCATCTACGATACTGAAAGTATAGCTTGTGAAATTCTCGTCTCTTTAGGCGCTGATTTAGATATTATCCATGATGCTATCTTGGATTTATTAAATGAAGATACTTTAAACGATATGCCTAAATTAAATGTCTTTAATGAAAATAAAGCTCCTAAAAAAGATAATAATGCTAAAGATAATAAGCAAAAAAATAATTCTGCTACACCTCTATTAGACAAATATGGTAGAGATTTGAATATATTGGCACAAGAAGAAAAAATCGATCCTGTAATTGGTCGCAATCATGAAATTGAACGCGTAATTCAAATTTTATCTCGCCGTACTAAAAACAATCCAATTCTCATTGGTGAGCCAGGTGTAGGAAAAACTGCTGTTACCGAAGGATTGGCTCAACGTTTAATCAATGGTAATATTCCTAAAGTCTTAGCTTCTAAACGCATTATTTCCTTAAATATGGCAAGCTTAGTTGCTGGCACTAAATATCGCGGTGATTTTGAAGACAGACTCAAAAAAATCATTGATGAAATCATTGAAAATAAAAATATTATTTTATTCATTGATGAAATGCATACTCTCGTAGGCGCAGGTGCTGCTGAAGGCTCTATAGACGCTGCTAATATTTTAAAACCGGCTCTATCTCGTGGAGAAATCCAAGTAATCGGTGCTACTACTTTAAAAGAGTACAAAAAATATATTGAAAAAGACTCTGCCCTTGAACGACGTTTTCAAACTATCATGGTGAATGAACCTAGCGCTGAAGATGCTATCAGCATTTTAAAAGGCATTCGCAATAAATATGAAAAATTTCACTGTGCTAAAATTACAGATGAAGCTATCAAAGCTGCTGTAAAAATATCTCAGCGCTATATCACAGATAGATTTTTACCAGATAAAGCCATTGATTTAATGGACGAAGCAGCTGCTAAAGTTCGCTTAAAAACAGTAAATATTCCTACAAATATTTCACAATTAGAACAAAAAATTCAAGATTTGAAAAAAGCTAAAGAAAAAGCTATTGATAATCAAGATTATGAATTAGCAGCTACTATCCGCGACCAAGAAATACAAATCAAAGAAGAATTAGCTACTGCCAAAACTGCATGGGAAAAACAAAATAATGCTCAAATAGCTGTAACTGAAGAAGATATCGCCGATGTCGCTACTCTTTGGACTGGTATCCCTGTAAAAAGATTAGTAGCTAAAGAAGCAGATAGACTTTTGCATATTGAAGATATACTTCATAAACGTGTAGTAGGTCAAAATGAAGGTGTAAACGCTGTAGCTAAAGCCATTCGCCGTGCTAGAGCAGGACTTAAAGACCCAAAACGTCCTATCGGTTCATTTTTATTTTTAGGCCCTACTGGTGTAGGTAAAACAGAATTAGCACGTTCATTGGCAGAAGCTATTTTCGGTGATGAATCCGCCATGATACGCTTTGATATGTCCGAATATATGGAAAAACACACAGTATCTCGCATGCTCGGTGCTCCTCCAGGTTATATCGGCTATGATGAAGGCGGTCTATTAACTGACGCTGTTCGTCGCAAACCATATGCTGTTATTTTATTAGACGAAATCGAAAAAGCCCACCCAGATATTTTCAATATTCTTCTGCAAGTCTTAGATGATGGTCGCCTAACTGACAGCCAAGGCAGAACTGTTGATTTCAAAAACACAGTCATCATCATGACATCAAATGCAGGTGCTTTTAAACTGCAACCACAAAAGACAAATACCATGGGCTTTGCTGTCAATGAAGATAAACAGATTAAACAAAATGCTAAAAAAATCGTCATGGACGAAGTAAAAAGACAATTCAAGCCAGAATTTCTCAATCGTATTGATGAAATAATCATCTTCGAACCACTAACTGATAAAGAATTGACTCAAATCGTTACTTTATTATTAAATGATGTTCAAAAGCGATTAGCTGAAATGGATATTGAATTAATCATCAAAGATGAAGTAAAATCTTATCTCTTAAAACATGGCACTGATACAATCTATGGTGCTAGACCGCTAAAACGTGCAGTTCAACGCTATCTTCAAGACCCACTTGCTGAACAATTATTGCAAAAAAGTATAAAATCCATGCAAAAAATAATTGTAGATTGTGTTGAGGATAAATTGACTTTTAAAGTTGATGATGTATTGCCTACAGAAAATATCGAAAATCTAACAGATAATTTTGAGGTTACAAATAAATAA
- the radA gene encoding DNA repair protein RadA: MAKRKTLYVCQECGYSVPKWLGKCPGCGQWNTLVEELEEVTPSNNRGFSLSTNKTNSSPKPIKEIATEDLPRFSAGSVEMNRVLGGGIIPGSLVLMVGDPGVGKSSLNLRICANVATTHKVLYVTGEESARQIRMRADRLNALQDNLFVLSETDLERIERHVLETKPDLLIIDSIQTIFRPDVQSAPGSVSQVRECSVSLLRIAKQNNISIFIIGHVTKDGTLAGPRVLEHIVDTVLYFEGERNAEYRVLRAVKNRFGNTNEIGIFEMRETGLVDVPDASKMFLSEENSNESGTVIIPALEGTRPLLVEIQSLVAPTPYVPPRRTSDSIDIKKIQLLLAVLEKRVHLNMGTCDVYVKVAGGIKIDDPAVDLALCCAMASSFRNQSIKPQTIIFGEVGLSGEVRSVSQPDIRVREAIRMGFTNIILPAKNLERLEHFASNVQIHGVRYLSEALKIALN, encoded by the coding sequence ATGGCTAAACGCAAAACCTTATATGTATGTCAAGAATGTGGCTATAGTGTTCCTAAATGGCTTGGCAAATGCCCAGGTTGTGGTCAGTGGAATACTTTAGTTGAAGAATTAGAAGAAGTTACTCCTTCTAATAATCGTGGTTTTAGCCTTAGTACAAATAAAACAAATAGTTCACCTAAACCCATAAAAGAAATTGCTACAGAAGATTTACCTAGATTTAGTGCTGGCTCTGTAGAAATGAACCGCGTTTTAGGTGGAGGTATAATTCCAGGGTCACTTGTTCTCATGGTCGGTGACCCTGGTGTTGGTAAATCCAGTTTAAATTTGCGTATTTGTGCTAATGTAGCTACTACCCATAAAGTTTTATATGTAACAGGTGAAGAAAGTGCTCGTCAAATTCGCATGCGAGCTGATAGATTAAATGCACTTCAAGATAATCTCTTTGTTCTAAGCGAAACAGATTTAGAACGCATTGAACGTCATGTACTTGAAACAAAGCCAGATTTATTAATCATCGATTCCATTCAAACTATTTTTCGCCCTGATGTCCAAAGTGCACCAGGTAGCGTCAGCCAAGTACGTGAATGTTCTGTAAGCTTACTTCGCATTGCCAAACAAAATAATATCTCCATCTTCATCATTGGTCATGTAACTAAAGACGGTACACTTGCAGGCCCTCGTGTACTTGAACATATCGTTGATACTGTGCTTTATTTTGAAGGCGAACGCAATGCTGAATATCGCGTCTTACGTGCTGTAAAAAACCGCTTTGGTAATACTAATGAAATCGGTATTTTTGAAATGCGTGAAACTGGTCTTGTCGATGTTCCTGATGCTTCCAAAATGTTTTTATCTGAAGAAAATAGCAATGAATCTGGTACAGTAATCATACCTGCCCTTGAAGGAACTCGACCTCTTTTAGTAGAAATACAATCTCTAGTAGCTCCTACACCATACGTACCGCCACGCAGAACTTCTGACTCTATAGACATCAAAAAAATTCAATTGTTATTAGCAGTCTTAGAAAAACGCGTGCATTTAAATATGGGTACTTGTGATGTATATGTAAAAGTAGCAGGTGGCATAAAAATAGATGACCCAGCTGTCGATTTAGCTCTTTGCTGTGCTATGGCTTCAAGTTTTCGCAACCAAAGTATCAAACCTCAAACTATTATCTTTGGTGAGGTCGGACTTTCTGGCGAAGTACGCTCTGTCAGTCAGCCGGATATAAGAGTTCGCGAGGCTATTCGCATGGGCTTTACAAATATCATCTTACCTGCCAAAAACTTAGAACGCCTTGAACATTTTGCTTCAAATGTACAAATCCATGGTGTTCGTTATTTAAGTGAAGCCTTAAAAATTGCACTTAACTAG
- a CDS encoding GNAT family N-acetyltransferase translates to MNIIIRPIKENEIPLLTDFLYEAIFLSDTDQIPPRTIIQEPSLWRYINNFGKEKDDYCFIAQVDNYIVGAVWIRCIQGFGHLNDNIPELAMSIYPQYRNKGIGTSLLKNFLTFLRQKNYTQISLSVQKNNYAVNMYKKLGFKIVSQNQSEYIMSLRLKNYNLIIILQS, encoded by the coding sequence ATGAATATAATAATTCGTCCTATAAAAGAAAATGAAATTCCTTTATTAACCGATTTTTTATATGAAGCAATTTTTCTTTCAGATACTGACCAAATTCCACCCAGAACAATAATTCAAGAACCTAGTTTATGGCGTTATATAAATAATTTTGGTAAAGAAAAAGATGATTATTGTTTTATTGCCCAAGTTGATAATTATATAGTAGGTGCTGTATGGATACGCTGTATTCAAGGATTTGGTCATCTGAATGACAATATTCCTGAACTAGCTATGTCCATATACCCTCAATATCGAAATAAAGGTATTGGTACTTCTTTATTAAAAAACTTTTTAACTTTTTTACGGCAAAAAAATTATACTCAAATATCACTATCCGTGCAAAAGAATAATTATGCTGTAAATATGTACAAAAAATTAGGTTTTAAAATCGTTTCTCAAAATCAATCCGAATATATTATGAGTTTAAGATTAAAAAATTATAATTTGATTATAATTTTGCAATCTTAA